The following are from one region of the Corythoichthys intestinalis isolate RoL2023-P3 chromosome 17, ASM3026506v1, whole genome shotgun sequence genome:
- the LOC130905528 gene encoding uncharacterized protein LOC130905528 isoform X1, which yields MMVLFFFVSTVFQRPLTVALFGKRILLKNHIGKLILKNDVFKTISNHISVEENRSFKVINTPNFFEEWSTPDQQMIDFMALSYPGPELFLLAVDSETSSSEDVLAQLIKLEEYFGIEIRQHLIVIFTQQKLYNSLLYLKDNNIQLEMLNENLASDCKKWGSARQRFLYDYKDHSLQVVQRRRKELKMRSSSEVETEIRPRTSKRRVERYNTIGWTMKCMFLVLAGCRICMYFKYISIVNYGCNLTASDATGKDNASQRGRLIPQEKKRPEDPRRMLYLNESLRSSEVETKTKSRPTKLTNESYNRIDQTPQMTSSSDAMDIDNASQGDGMTNGMRKNEFYIILMGRSGSGKSASANTILQTTDRLKFKKMYFFESNASSVPVTTIVQVGHVRNLFGRVAYVIDTPDFFRDKLTDDEEAVKLCKSFISENCVILLVFQLGGITNLDNVFMEKLDSRFGQNIREKSIVLITHGDYLQGNLEDYIHANPKLSDIVHKCGGRFHLFNNKSKDPKQVKELTKKIPQFKKASESKEIPCPFQ from the exons atgatggtcTTGTTCTTTTTTGTTTCAACAGTGTTTCAACGTCCTTTAACGGTTGCTCTTTTTGGAAAGAGAATTTTATTAAAGAATCACATCGGAAAATTGATCCTTAAAAATGacgtttttaaaacaatatcaaaTCACATCAGTGTGGAAGAAAACCGTTCTTTCAAAGTTATCAACACCCCAAACTTCTTTGAAGAATGGTCCACTCCAGACCAGCAGATGATTGACTTCATGGCTTTGTCCTACCCTGGTCCTGAATTGTTCCTCCTGGCTGTTGATTCTGAAACCTCAAGCTCTGAAGATGTTCTGGCTCAATTAATAAAACTCGAGGAATACTTTGGGATTGAAATCAGACAGCATTTGATTGTCATTTTTACccaacaaaaattgtacaattcACTTCTTTATCTGAAAGATAACAACATTCAGTTAGAAATGCTCAATGAAAACCTGGCCAGTGACTGCAAGAAGTGGGGTTCGGCTCGTCAACGATTCCTGTATGACTATAAAGATCACAGTCTGCAAGTTGTACAGCGAAGAAGAAAAGAACTAAAGATGAGAAG CTCTTCGGAAGTGGAGACTGAGATAAGACCAAGAACTTCAAAAAGGAGGGTTGAGCGTTACAACACAATTGGTTGGACGATGAAATGTATGTTTCTAGTCTTGGCAGGTTGCAGAATTTGCatgtatttcaaatatatatcaaTCGTTAATTATGGTTGCAACTTGACAGCTTCTGATGCAACGGGTAAAGACAATGCCAGTCAAAGAGGTCGACTCATCCCACAGGAAAAGAAAAGACCTGAAGATCCTAGACGCATGCTTTACCTTAATGAATCATTAAG ATCTTCGGAAGTGGAAACCAAGACAAAATCAAGACCTACAAAACTGACCAACGAAAGTTACAACCGAATTGATCAGACACCGCAAATGACTTCAT CGTCTGACGCAATGGATATAGACAACGCCAGTCAAGGAG ATGGAATGACCAATGGAATGCGCAAAAATGAGTTCTACATTATACTAATGGGACGCTCTGGATCTGGAAAGAGTGCGTCCGCAAATACCATCTTGCAGACTACTGATagattgaaatttaaaaaaatgtatttcttcgAATCTAATGCAAGCTCTGTACCGGTCACAACCATAGTTCAGGTGGGACATGTGAGGAATCTGTTTGGAAGGGTTGCGTACGTGATCGACACTCCAGACTTCTTCAGAGACAAGCTAACTGATGATGAGGAAGCGGTAAAGTTGTGTAAATCTTTCATTAGTGAGAATTGTGTGATATTACTCGTGTTTCAGCTAGGAGGCATTACAAATCTTGACAATGTTTTCATGGAGAAGCTGGACAGCAGGTTTGGTCAAAACATCAGAGAAAAGTCAATTGTCCTGATCACTCACGGAGATTACCTGCAAGGAAACCTTGAGGACTACATCCACGCAAATCCTAAACTCTCAGATATTGTTCATAAGTGTGGTGGCCGGTTTCACCTATTTAACAACAAGTCCAAGGATCCAAAACAAGTCAAAGAACTGACCAAAAAGATTCCTCAATTCAAAAAAGCCTCCGAGTCAAAGGAAATTCCCTGTCCTTTTCAATAG
- the LOC130905528 gene encoding GTPase IMAP family member 6-like isoform X8, which produces MKCMFLVLAGCRICMYFKYISIVNYGCNLTASDATGKDNASQRGRLIPQEKKRPEDPRRMLYLNESLRSSEVETKTKSRPTKLTNESYNRIDQTPQMTSSSDAMDIDNASQGDGMTNGMRKNEFYIILMGRSGSGKSASANTILQTTDRLKFKKMYFFESNASSVPVTTIVQVGHVRNLFGRVAYVIDTPDFFRDKLTDDEEAVKLCKSFISENCVILLVFQLGGITNLDNVFMEKLDSRFGQNIREKSIVLITHGDYLQGNLEDYIHANPKLSDIVHKCGGRFHLFNNKSKDPKQVKELTKKIPQFKKASESKEIPCPFQ; this is translated from the exons ATGAAATGTATGTTTCTAGTCTTGGCAGGTTGCAGAATTTGCatgtatttcaaatatatatcaaTCGTTAATTATGGTTGCAACTTGACAGCTTCTGATGCAACGGGTAAAGACAATGCCAGTCAAAGAGGTCGACTCATCCCACAGGAAAAGAAAAGACCTGAAGATCCTAGACGCATGCTTTACCTTAATGAATCATTAAG ATCTTCGGAAGTGGAAACCAAGACAAAATCAAGACCTACAAAACTGACCAACGAAAGTTACAACCGAATTGATCAGACACCGCAAATGACTTCAT CGTCTGACGCAATGGATATAGACAACGCCAGTCAAGGAG ATGGAATGACCAATGGAATGCGCAAAAATGAGTTCTACATTATACTAATGGGACGCTCTGGATCTGGAAAGAGTGCGTCCGCAAATACCATCTTGCAGACTACTGATagattgaaatttaaaaaaatgtatttcttcgAATCTAATGCAAGCTCTGTACCGGTCACAACCATAGTTCAGGTGGGACATGTGAGGAATCTGTTTGGAAGGGTTGCGTACGTGATCGACACTCCAGACTTCTTCAGAGACAAGCTAACTGATGATGAGGAAGCGGTAAAGTTGTGTAAATCTTTCATTAGTGAGAATTGTGTGATATTACTCGTGTTTCAGCTAGGAGGCATTACAAATCTTGACAATGTTTTCATGGAGAAGCTGGACAGCAGGTTTGGTCAAAACATCAGAGAAAAGTCAATTGTCCTGATCACTCACGGAGATTACCTGCAAGGAAACCTTGAGGACTACATCCACGCAAATCCTAAACTCTCAGATATTGTTCATAAGTGTGGTGGCCGGTTTCACCTATTTAACAACAAGTCCAAGGATCCAAAACAAGTCAAAGAACTGACCAAAAAGATTCCTCAATTCAAAAAAGCCTCCGAGTCAAAGGAAATTCCCTGTCCTTTTCAATAG